One region of Coregonus clupeaformis isolate EN_2021a chromosome 31, ASM2061545v1, whole genome shotgun sequence genomic DNA includes:
- the LOC121547710 gene encoding ADP-ribosylation factor-like protein 3, producing the protein MGLLSILRKLKSTPDQEVRILLLGLDNGGKTTLLKQLASEDISHITPTQGFNIKSVQSQGFKLNVWDIGGQRKIRPYWRNYFENTDVLIYVIDSADRKRFEETGQELAELLDEEKLSGVPVLIFANKQDLLTAAPASEIAEGLNLHTIRDRVWQIQSCSALTGEGVQDGMNWLCKSVNAKKK; encoded by the exons ATG GGTTTGCTGTCAATCCTTCGGAAGCTAAAGAGCACACCAGATCAGGAGGTTCGGATCTTGTTGCTGGGTTTGGACAACGGAGGAAAGACCACACTGCTTAAACAACTTGCTTCCGAGGACATCAGTCACATCACCCCCACACAG ggCTTCAATATAAAGAGTGTTCAGTCTCAGGGTTTTAAATTGAATGTGTGGGACATCGGGGGACAGAGGAAGATCAGACCCTACTGGAGAAACTACTTTGAGAACACTGATGTGCTG ATTTACGTAATCGACAGTGCAGACAGAAAAAGATTTGAGGAGACGGGGCAG gaACTGGCTGAGCTGTTGGATGAGGAGAAGTTGAGTGGTGTTCCAGTGCTGATCTTTGCCAACAAACAGGACCTGCTGACGGCAGCCCCAGCCTCTGAGATCGCTGAGGGACTCAACCTGCACACCATCCGGGACCGTGTCTGGCAGATCCAGTCCTGCTCTGCCCTCACTGGGGAGGGGGTACAG GACGGAATGAACTGGCTCTGCAAGAGTGTCAATGCTAAGAAGAAGTAG